In the Quercus lobata isolate SW786 chromosome 5, ValleyOak3.0 Primary Assembly, whole genome shotgun sequence genome, one interval contains:
- the LOC115989767 gene encoding ubiquitin-like-conjugating enzyme ATG10, whose translation MGTKEEAQGTLSSTDFGVAASAFILNWNTICSSFPPWTWVLSHHQVEGYLSLENILLSSTQEEHGELSCPGPGKHSLQEDPIDVDDATLVHINPCKVHYYDLHIIYCNSYRVPVLYFRAYDSDGEPLEFDEIEKDLPAYSKKALSDSKWTFITQEEHPYLNRPWYKLHPCGTSEWMKLLFHADDALAKTGVAIELYLVAWLSVVGHVVGLRIPFEMMKQL comes from the exons ATGGGTACAAAAGAAGAAGCTCAAGGAACCCTCTCATCAACTGATTTTGGTGTTGCTGCTTCTGCTTTCATCCTCAATTGGAATACAAtttgctcttcttttcctccatggACATGGGTCCTTTCTCATCATCAA GTGGAAGGATACTTATCTTTGGAGAACATACTTCTCAGCTCAACTCAG GAAGAACATGGTGAACTAAGTTGCCCTGGGCCTGGGAAACACTCTCTCCAAGAGGACcccattgatgttgatgatgccACCTTA GTCCACATCAATCCTTGTAAAGTACATTACTATGATCTCCATATAATTTATTGCAATTCATATAGAGTTCCAGTGCTATATTTTCGTGCCTACGACAGTG ATGGAGAACCTCTGGAGtttgatgaaattgaaaagGACCTTCCTGCCTACTCTAAAAAAGCATTGTCAGATTCAAAATGGACGTTCATAACCCAGGAg GAGCATCCATACTTGAACAGGCCATGGTACAAATTACATCCGTGTGGGACCAGTGAATGGATGAAGCTGCTATTTCATGCAGATGATGCTCTGGCTAAAACTGGAGTGGCGATTGAATTATACTTGGTTGCCTGGCTCTCTGTTGTTGGGCATGTGGTTGGTCTTAGGATCCCCTTTGAAATGATGAAGCAGCTATAA